The following proteins come from a genomic window of Gossypium raimondii isolate GPD5lz chromosome 5, ASM2569854v1, whole genome shotgun sequence:
- the LOC105768602 gene encoding 17.4 kDa class III heat shock protein, protein MSAVADTFTHWFNFPENIEKLMFPSRTHESRDHENKGCSSIPADILDTPKEFIFYLDVPGLSKSDIQVTVEDENTLVIKSGGKRKREEVEEEGCKYIRLERKAPQKLMRKFRLPENANVSAITAKCENGVLTVVVEKLPPPPKPKTVEVAIA, encoded by the exons ATGAGCGCCGTCGCCGACACATTTACGCATTGGTTTAATTTCCCAGAAAACATCGAGAAATTAATGTTCCCTTCACGGACTCACGAAAGCCGCGATCACGAGAACAAGGGATGCAGTAGCATACCGGCCGACATTTTGGACACTCCCAAGGAGTTCATTTTCTACTTAGATGTTCCAGGCTTGTCCAAGTCGGATATCCAG GTTACTGTTGAAGATGAGAATACATTGGTGATTAAAAGCGGTGGGAAGAGGAAACGAGAGGAAGTTGAAGAGGAAGGGTGCAAATACATAAGGCTGGAGAGGAAGGCACCCCAGAAGCTGATGAGGAAGTTCCGGTTGCCGGAGAACGCCAATGTGTCAGCCATTACGGCTAAATGTGAAAATGGGGTTTTGACTGTGGTTGTCGAGAAGCTTCCCCCGCCACCAAAGCCCAAAACTGTTGAAGTTGCGATTGCTTAA